The Mucilaginibacter yixingensis genome window below encodes:
- a CDS encoding D-alanyl-D-alanine carboxypeptidase/D-alanyl-D-alanine-endopeptidase, giving the protein MKINSLLILFVTSLIISAPAKAQHIRKRRVKKLFRHSEMMNGHFAGFVLYDLDKQRVVYEQNADKYFTPASNTKLFTFYTCLRMLGDSVPALQYVTRGDSLIFWGTGSPGTLHRELKGTRALDVLKSATRHLYFSSGRYQNNILGAGWAWDDYNDYYQTEINELPLYGNTVKLYNDDGRLAASPAYFNPLLKTDSTSQSVGFRVKRDLLSNAFVYPSKPVPAGYEQDVPLQTSTALTLILLQDTLKRSIGLVHLPVPTDVKTVYDLNADTVYRHMLQPSDNFIAEQLLLVCSATKFGVMNKDSVINYAINNLLADLPDKPIWLDGSGLSRYNLMTPRSILQLLLKIRQQVNNDELLHSLMPIGGVVGTIKKAYQTDNGQPFVWAKTGTVSNNYNQSGYLITRKGKHLAFSFMNNNFPQPAAKVREEVVRIMTYIHNEF; this is encoded by the coding sequence ATGAAGATTAATTCACTATTAATTTTATTTGTAACCAGTCTGATTATCAGTGCTCCCGCAAAGGCTCAGCACATCAGGAAAAGGAGGGTGAAAAAGCTCTTCCGGCACTCAGAAATGATGAATGGACACTTTGCCGGCTTTGTGCTTTACGACCTGGATAAGCAGCGCGTGGTCTATGAACAAAACGCCGACAAATACTTTACGCCGGCATCAAATACTAAACTGTTTACCTTTTATACTTGCCTGCGAATGCTGGGCGATTCCGTCCCTGCATTGCAGTACGTTACCCGTGGCGATTCGCTGATTTTCTGGGGCACCGGTTCGCCGGGAACATTGCACCGGGAATTGAAAGGAACAAGGGCGCTGGATGTGCTGAAAAGCGCTACACGGCATTTGTATTTTTCATCGGGCCGATACCAAAACAATATCCTTGGCGCCGGCTGGGCCTGGGATGATTATAACGACTACTACCAGACCGAGATCAATGAGTTGCCGCTTTATGGTAACACGGTGAAGCTTTATAACGATGACGGAAGGCTGGCTGCCAGTCCTGCTTATTTTAACCCGTTATTGAAGACTGATAGTACAAGCCAGTCTGTCGGCTTTCGGGTTAAACGCGATTTATTGAGTAACGCTTTTGTTTATCCGTCTAAACCAGTTCCTGCCGGTTATGAGCAAGATGTGCCGTTGCAGACATCAACCGCTTTGACTTTAATCTTGTTGCAGGATACCCTGAAACGATCAATTGGCCTGGTACACCTGCCAGTACCAACTGACGTCAAAACAGTTTATGATCTTAATGCCGATACCGTTTACCGCCACATGCTGCAACCCAGCGATAACTTTATTGCCGAGCAACTGCTGCTGGTATGTTCGGCCACAAAGTTTGGGGTGATGAATAAAGACTCGGTTATTAACTACGCTATTAATAACCTTTTGGCTGATCTGCCCGATAAACCCATTTGGTTAGATGGATCTGGCCTGTCACGCTATAACCTGATGACCCCGCGCAGCATTTTGCAGCTGCTGTTAAAAATACGCCAGCAGGTAAACAATGATGAGTTACTGCACAGCCTGATGCCTATAGGAGGTGTGGTAGGCACTATCAAAAAAGCTTATCAAACAGATAACGGCCAGCCTTTTGTTTGGGCCAAAACGGGCACGGTTAGTAATAATTATAATCAGAGCGGTTACCTCATCACCCGGAAGGGCAAACACCTGGCTTTTAGTTTTATGAATAACAATTTCCCGCAGCCGGCCGCAAAAGTGCGGGAGGAGGTAGTGCGCATCATGACCTATATTCATAACGAATTTTAG
- the gltX gene encoding glutamate--tRNA ligase yields MTATKVRVRFAPSPTGGLHLGGVRTVLFNYLFARKNGGDFVLRIEDTDQTRYVEGAEQYIMDCLKWCGLNPDESPLVGGPFAPYRQSERKALYREYAERLVMQGHAYYAFDTPEELEQNRKEIANFQYGQAYRETLRNSLTLSEHEVDQLLDAGTPHVIRIKMPTDEHVGFDDLIRGHVSFDTNLVDDKVLLKADGMPTYHLAVVVDDYLMQITHAFRGDEWLPSAPVHLLLWKYLGWYEHMPKWAHLPLILKPDGHGKLSKRDGARLGFPVFAMNWFDAKSGELTPGFRELGFLPEAFVNLLAMLGWNDGTDQEIFSLDELIEKFSLERVSKAGAKFDFEKAKWYNAEWIKKQDAGKLKPLVAATLTEKGIEITNDDYLLQVINLVKDRCTLLPDFYQQSAYFFAAPAEYDLNAVKPKWTDAKTAFFKELSDKIQALPVLEAHPFEEQFKAFTEEKGFKTGDVMLPFRIMLVGGKFGPHVFDIAATLGKDETIKRIALALEAFTA; encoded by the coding sequence ATGACAGCTACTAAAGTTAGGGTACGTTTTGCACCAAGTCCAACAGGTGGTTTGCACCTGGGTGGTGTGCGTACCGTGCTATTCAATTATCTTTTTGCCCGCAAAAATGGCGGCGATTTTGTTTTACGTATTGAGGATACCGATCAGACCCGCTACGTTGAGGGTGCTGAGCAATATATTATGGACTGCCTGAAATGGTGCGGCCTTAACCCGGACGAGAGTCCGCTGGTGGGTGGCCCGTTTGCGCCATACCGCCAGAGTGAGCGCAAAGCGCTTTACCGCGAGTATGCAGAACGCCTGGTAATGCAGGGCCATGCCTACTATGCTTTTGATACGCCCGAAGAACTGGAACAAAACCGTAAAGAGATTGCCAACTTTCAGTACGGTCAGGCCTATCGTGAAACACTGCGCAACTCATTAACACTTTCAGAGCATGAAGTTGACCAGTTATTGGATGCAGGCACCCCTCATGTCATCCGCATTAAAATGCCAACGGATGAACATGTTGGTTTTGACGATCTGATTCGCGGTCATGTAAGTTTTGACACCAATCTGGTTGATGATAAAGTGTTATTGAAGGCAGATGGTATGCCTACCTATCACCTGGCTGTGGTGGTTGATGATTACCTGATGCAGATTACCCACGCCTTCCGCGGCGACGAATGGCTGCCATCGGCCCCCGTACATCTGCTGTTATGGAAATACCTGGGCTGGTACGAGCACATGCCTAAATGGGCACACTTACCGCTGATCTTGAAACCAGACGGACACGGCAAGCTGAGCAAACGCGACGGTGCACGCCTGGGTTTCCCAGTGTTTGCCATGAACTGGTTTGATGCTAAAAGCGGTGAACTGACACCGGGTTTCCGCGAGCTGGGCTTTTTGCCCGAAGCTTTTGTGAATCTGCTGGCCATGCTGGGCTGGAACGACGGTACCGACCAGGAAATTTTCTCGCTGGATGAACTGATAGAGAAATTCTCATTGGAGCGAGTAAGCAAAGCCGGCGCCAAGTTTGATTTTGAAAAAGCAAAATGGTATAACGCCGAGTGGATCAAGAAACAAGATGCCGGCAAGCTGAAGCCATTGGTTGCTGCAACCCTGACTGAAAAAGGCATCGAAATAACTAACGATGATTATTTGCTGCAGGTAATTAACCTGGTGAAAGACCGCTGCACACTGCTGCCAGACTTCTATCAGCAGAGTGCTTATTTCTTCGCGGCTCCTGCAGAGTATGATCTGAATGCAGTAAAACCAAAATGGACCGATGCAAAGACAGCTTTCTTTAAAGAACTGTCAGACAAAATACAGGCCCTGCCTGTTCTTGAAGCCCATCCGTTTGAGGAGCAATTTAAAGCCTTTACCGAAGAAAAAGGCTTTAAAACCGGCGATGTGATGCTGCCATTCCGCATAATGCTGGTAGGTGGCAAGTTTGGCCCGCATGTTTTTGATATTGCAGCCACACTGGGTAAAGACGAAACGATTAAAAGAATTGCCCTGGCGCTGGAAGCGTTTACGGCGTAA
- a CDS encoding HAMP domain-containing sensor histidine kinase — MLFNPYQQKKTWKYLLFAFAVVIVCGSLFYTNYLAKNIAKSERTRAQVWAMSMKQVLASDDNDFLNYVFAVRDSSQVPAIITDERGEFISSKGLDSTKTFIQDIGEVVEPGKKKLQYDPRYFEAELATMKSQHEPIKMPIPMGGKGYWLVYYQDSPLLTQLKYFPYVQLSVIAIFLLLAYAVFSSSRRSEQNQVWVGLAKETAHQLGTPISSLMAWIELLKDKFNAEEDQLILEMENDVQRLEIVADRFSKIGSKPQLVPHSVYNAVQEFVDYFRIRVSDKINFEVHGDPELLAGLNIPLFDWVIENLLKNAVNAITGPGSITVEISPGKKQVIIDVTDTGKGIPRSKFATVFQPGYTTRKRGWGLGLSLTKRIIENYHEGQIFVRDSELGKGTTFRILLKSLN, encoded by the coding sequence ATGCTGTTTAATCCTTACCAACAGAAAAAAACCTGGAAATACCTCCTCTTTGCGTTTGCGGTGGTGATTGTGTGCGGGTCGCTTTTTTATACTAACTATCTGGCAAAGAACATAGCCAAGTCTGAGCGTACGCGTGCGCAGGTTTGGGCCATGAGTATGAAACAGGTGCTGGCGTCGGACGATAACGATTTTCTGAACTACGTTTTCGCCGTGCGCGATAGCTCGCAGGTGCCGGCCATTATTACCGATGAGCGGGGCGAATTTATATCCAGCAAGGGTTTAGACAGTACCAAAACCTTTATTCAGGATATTGGTGAGGTAGTAGAACCGGGCAAGAAAAAATTGCAGTACGATCCTCGGTATTTTGAGGCGGAGCTGGCCACTATGAAATCCCAGCATGAGCCTATTAAAATGCCGATACCAATGGGAGGCAAAGGCTACTGGTTGGTATATTATCAGGATTCGCCGCTGTTAACGCAGTTAAAATACTTCCCTTATGTGCAGCTGTCTGTTATTGCCATCTTTCTGTTGCTGGCTTACGCGGTGTTCAGTTCGTCGCGGCGGTCTGAGCAAAATCAGGTTTGGGTGGGTTTGGCTAAAGAGACTGCCCACCAGTTGGGGACGCCGATATCATCGCTGATGGCCTGGATTGAGCTGTTGAAAGACAAGTTTAATGCGGAGGAAGATCAGTTGATACTGGAGATGGAGAATGATGTGCAGCGATTGGAAATAGTGGCAGATCGTTTCTCCAAAATCGGTTCAAAACCGCAATTGGTGCCGCATTCGGTTTATAATGCGGTGCAGGAGTTTGTTGATTACTTCAGGATACGCGTGAGCGACAAGATCAACTTTGAGGTACATGGCGACCCTGAATTACTGGCCGGGTTAAATATTCCGCTGTTTGACTGGGTGATTGAAAACCTGTTAAAAAATGCGGTGAACGCGATAACTGGTCCGGGATCTATAACGGTTGAAATTAGTCCTGGCAAAAAGCAAGTAATTATTGATGTAACCGATACCGGGAAGGGGATACCGCGTTCTAAGTTTGCTACCGTGTTTCAGCCTGGATATACCACCCGTAAACGTGGTTGGGGATTGGGTCTCTCGCTCACCAAGCGTATTATAGAAAATTACCACGAAGGCCAGATCTTTGTGCGCGATTCTGAGCTGGGTAAAGGCACCACATTCCGTATTTTATTAAAAAGTTTAAACTGA
- a CDS encoding DUF6249 domain-containing protein, translating to METENLGILAGILIPTAFFAMVFGIVYLGTRQRLAMIERGMDPRSHKPHPAPYRNLTWGLLLIGAGLGMFLAYLLSHTSLKGDDDNAFFLYVALVAIFGGLGLFTSYRIEKKEVLDKNPQYFEQ from the coding sequence ATGGAAACCGAGAACTTAGGAATACTGGCAGGCATACTCATCCCAACCGCATTTTTTGCCATGGTATTTGGCATTGTTTACCTGGGCACACGCCAACGACTGGCGATGATTGAGCGCGGCATGGACCCACGATCGCACAAACCACACCCTGCTCCTTACCGTAATCTAACCTGGGGATTGTTATTGATTGGCGCGGGCCTGGGTATGTTCCTGGCCTATCTGCTTAGCCACACCTCACTGAAAGGCGATGATGACAACGCATTCTTCTTGTACGTAGCGCTGGTGGCCATCTTCGGCGGTTTGGGATTGTTTACCTCCTATCGCATTGAAAAGAAGGAAGTGCTGGACAAGAATCCGCAATACTTTGAACAATAG
- a CDS encoding aspartate-semialdehyde dehydrogenase, with product MKVAVVGATGLVGTKMLQVLAERNFPVTELIPVASEKSIGKEITFKGKQFKIVSAKDAIAKKPDLAIFSAGGTTSLELAPEFAAAGTTVVDNSSAWRMDPTKKLVVPEVNANVLTVEDKIIANPNCSTIQMVVALKPLHDRYQIKRVVVSTYQSVTGTGVKAVDQLFNERKGIDGPKAYPYQIDLNVLPHIDVFTDNGYTKEEMKMIKETQKIMGDDSIKVTATTVRIPVMGGHSEAVNIEFVNDFDLAEVREILANAPGIILTDDVANLKYPMPLEAHDKDEVFVGRLRRDESQPNTLNAWIVADNLRKGAATNAVQIAEYLVANHLIGQAVEA from the coding sequence ATGAAAGTAGCAGTTGTAGGTGCCACCGGTTTAGTGGGCACTAAAATGTTGCAGGTTCTAGCAGAACGCAACTTCCCCGTAACAGAATTGATCCCCGTTGCATCCGAAAAAAGTATTGGTAAGGAAATTACTTTTAAGGGTAAGCAATTTAAGATCGTATCTGCCAAGGACGCAATTGCCAAGAAGCCTGACCTGGCCATTTTCTCTGCTGGCGGTACCACTTCTTTAGAGCTGGCTCCCGAGTTTGCAGCAGCAGGTACTACCGTTGTAGATAACTCATCGGCCTGGCGCATGGACCCTACCAAAAAACTGGTGGTGCCAGAAGTTAACGCCAACGTGCTGACTGTAGAAGATAAAATTATTGCCAACCCTAACTGTTCTACCATACAGATGGTGGTAGCTTTGAAACCGCTGCATGATCGTTACCAGATTAAACGTGTGGTGGTATCAACCTATCAGTCTGTAACCGGTACCGGTGTTAAAGCGGTTGACCAGTTGTTTAACGAGCGTAAAGGCATTGATGGCCCTAAAGCTTACCCATATCAGATTGACCTGAACGTGTTGCCGCACATCGATGTTTTCACCGATAACGGTTACACCAAAGAGGAAATGAAGATGATCAAAGAAACCCAGAAAATTATGGGCGACGATAGCATCAAAGTTACTGCAACCACCGTGCGTATCCCGGTTATGGGCGGCCACTCTGAGGCGGTAAACATTGAGTTTGTTAACGATTTTGATCTGGCAGAGGTTCGTGAGATTTTGGCTAATGCTCCAGGCATCATCCTGACTGACGACGTTGCTAACCTGAAATACCCAATGCCGCTGGAAGCGCATGACAAAGACGAAGTATTTGTAGGTCGCCTGCGTCGTGACGAAAGCCAGCCAAACACCCTGAACGCATGGATCGTAGCCGATAACCTGCGTAAAGGTGCTGCAACCAACGCCGTACAAATTGCCGAATACCTGGTGGCTAACCACTTGATTGGTCAGGCAGTAGAAGCGTAA
- a CDS encoding SRPBCC family protein, whose amino-acid sequence MITLNLITIIKAPVQTVFDLSRNIDLHATTMQHTGEQAVAGTTTGLIGLNETVTWRARHFGLMLSLTTKITAMENPHQFTDEQVRGPFKRLHHVHRFEQTGGGGTRMIDEFQFESPCGWLGRLTDRLILKRYLTRLLQHRNEVIKNVAEQLVKLNALNPQT is encoded by the coding sequence ATGATCACCCTAAACCTTATCACAATTATTAAAGCCCCGGTGCAAACCGTGTTTGATCTTTCCCGTAATATTGATTTACACGCCACCACCATGCAGCACACTGGCGAGCAAGCTGTGGCCGGAACAACCACCGGCCTCATCGGTCTGAATGAAACCGTAACCTGGCGCGCCAGGCATTTTGGATTGATGCTGAGCTTAACCACCAAAATCACGGCAATGGAAAACCCTCATCAGTTTACCGATGAGCAGGTGCGCGGTCCATTCAAGCGGCTCCATCATGTGCACCGGTTTGAGCAAACGGGTGGGGGTGGTACCCGCATGATTGATGAGTTTCAATTTGAATCTCCCTGCGGATGGTTGGGCCGATTAACCGACCGGTTGATCTTGAAACGCTATTTAACCCGCTTGCTACAGCATCGAAATGAAGTGATTAAAAATGTTGCCGAGCAACTGGTCAAATTAAACGCACTAAATCCACAAACATGA
- a CDS encoding GbsR/MarR family transcriptional regulator has product MELAEAKQRFIEAWGKLGSEWGINRTMAQVHALLMVSAEPQTTEEIMEQLSISRGNANMTLRELISWGLVEKRHKAGERKEYFYAEKDTWYIARQVAQERKKRELDPILKILKELGEVKGDEKDPEYKTFQTSVKDINKLAKNVDRTLETMLKAEENWFWGSIFKIFK; this is encoded by the coding sequence GTGGAATTAGCAGAAGCAAAACAACGGTTTATAGAAGCCTGGGGCAAACTGGGAAGCGAGTGGGGGATAAACCGCACTATGGCCCAGGTGCATGCACTGCTAATGGTAAGCGCCGAACCACAAACTACCGAAGAGATTATGGAGCAGCTAAGCATCTCGCGCGGTAACGCCAACATGACGCTGCGAGAACTGATCAGTTGGGGGTTGGTAGAGAAACGCCACAAAGCAGGCGAGCGTAAGGAGTATTTCTACGCCGAGAAAGACACCTGGTACATTGCCCGTCAGGTGGCGCAAGAACGCAAGAAACGCGAGTTAGACCCAATCCTGAAAATACTGAAAGAGTTGGGCGAGGTAAAGGGCGATGAGAAAGATCCGGAATACAAGACTTTCCAAACATCGGTAAAAGACATTAACAAGCTGGCCAAGAACGTAGATCGCACTTTAGAAACTATGTTAAAAGCCGAAGAAAACTGGTTCTGGGGCTCTATTTTTAAGATTTTTAAATAG
- a CDS encoding DUF393 domain-containing protein — MKTLAGYTLLYDAECPLCATYTKAFIKTGMLDAGGRAAYQQMPEAACPLVDRRRAINEIALVNSQTGEVTYGIRSLFKVIGNAMPVFKPLFNAGWFTWLMSKVYAFVSYNRKVIIPVKTVPGSMQPDFRLGYRIAYLLFTWLCVGFLLTRYNALFHGAIPTGNAYREYLICGGQIIFQSIAVLLLAKHKRWDYLGNMMTISMAGALALLPALLIAHFISLPVVFYFIYFMLIAGLMLLEHIRRIKLLALSGWLSVSWVLYRVMLLIAILYL, encoded by the coding sequence ATGAAAACGCTTGCAGGTTATACTTTACTTTATGATGCCGAGTGCCCGCTGTGTGCTACTTATACCAAGGCATTTATTAAAACCGGGATGTTGGATGCCGGTGGGAGGGCAGCTTACCAACAGATGCCAGAGGCGGCTTGTCCGCTGGTTGATCGTCGGCGGGCTATCAATGAAATTGCGCTGGTGAACAGCCAAACCGGCGAGGTTACCTATGGCATTCGCAGCTTATTTAAAGTAATTGGCAATGCCATGCCGGTTTTTAAGCCACTGTTCAATGCCGGCTGGTTTACCTGGTTAATGAGTAAGGTATATGCATTTGTAAGCTATAACCGCAAAGTAATTATTCCGGTAAAAACTGTGCCGGGCAGCATGCAGCCCGATTTTAGATTAGGGTATCGTATAGCCTACTTATTGTTTACCTGGTTGTGCGTGGGTTTTCTGCTAACGCGATATAATGCGCTATTCCACGGCGCCATCCCGACAGGAAACGCTTATCGCGAATACCTGATCTGCGGCGGACAAATCATTTTTCAAAGCATAGCGGTTTTGCTGCTGGCCAAACACAAACGCTGGGATTACCTGGGCAACATGATGACCATTTCTATGGCCGGTGCGCTGGCATTGCTGCCTGCTTTGCTGATAGCACATTTCATCAGTTTACCGGTAGTGTTCTACTTTATCTATTTTATGCTGATTGCCGGATTGATGCTGCTGGAACACATCAGGCGTATTAAACTATTGGCTTTGAGCGGTTGGTTAAGTGTAAGCTGGGTGTTGTATCGTGTTATGTTGCTTATCGCAATCCTTTATCTGTAA
- a CDS encoding putative toxin-antitoxin system toxin component, PIN family, translated as MKIVLDSNILVSAIGKRSPLRPIWQSFVDGKYQLIVSEHILKEYEEILEIHSAPGAVQIVMEIFIEAPNVISQNIYYNWDAIIADADDNKFFDVAIASNADFLVTNDRHFDAVKNNPFPKVKIINSDEFLTLLR; from the coding sequence ATGAAGATCGTATTAGATTCTAACATTCTTGTATCTGCCATTGGCAAGCGTAGTCCGTTAAGACCAATCTGGCAGTCTTTTGTTGATGGCAAATATCAACTTATCGTATCAGAACATATTTTAAAGGAATATGAAGAGATACTTGAAATCCATTCGGCACCTGGCGCTGTTCAGATCGTGATGGAGATCTTTATTGAAGCCCCTAATGTTATATCACAAAATATCTACTATAACTGGGATGCTATTATAGCCGATGCTGACGACAATAAGTTTTTTGACGTTGCAATAGCATCAAATGCTGATTTTTTGGTAACCAACGACAGGCATTTTGATGCAGTAAAAAACAACCCGTTTCCAAAGGTCAAAATCATCAATTCAGATGAGTTTTTAACCCTTCTTCGCTGA
- a CDS encoding TfoX/Sxy family protein, which produces MPFDEKIANQVREMIADRTDNVEEKVMFGGLCFMVNDKVCIGVKKDTLLVRIDPEVYEQEIGKDGRQPMVHQGKPVKSYLFVDYDSMHNHENLQHWVKLALDYNPHAPLSQAKQKALKKQGSAKKG; this is translated from the coding sequence ATGCCCTTCGACGAAAAAATAGCCAACCAGGTACGCGAAATGATTGCCGACCGCACCGACAACGTAGAAGAAAAAGTGATGTTTGGCGGCCTCTGCTTTATGGTGAACGACAAGGTTTGCATCGGCGTAAAGAAAGATACTTTATTGGTACGTATAGACCCCGAAGTGTACGAGCAGGAAATAGGAAAAGACGGTCGCCAGCCGATGGTACACCAGGGTAAGCCTGTTAAAAGCTACCTGTTTGTAGACTATGACTCGATGCATAACCACGAGAACCTGCAGCACTGGGTAAAACTGGCGCTGGATTATAACCCGCACGCGCCACTATCGCAGGCTAAGCAGAAGGCTTTGAAGAAACAGGGATCAGCGAAGAAGGGTTAA
- a CDS encoding DinB family protein produces MIAKPQPNEYAAFAETYINRAIVFDDVVAALANQQPETVKLFTGLYAAKGNYRYADDKWTLKEVLLHMIDTERVFAYRAMCVARDEQQNLPGFSENDYTANGNADAREMTDLLEEYKAVRAASVWLLRSLTTEQADRIGSANGRPVSVRALAYMMLGHELHHAHILKERYA; encoded by the coding sequence ATGATAGCTAAACCTCAACCCAACGAGTACGCGGCTTTTGCCGAAACCTACATTAACCGTGCTATTGTATTTGATGATGTGGTGGCCGCCCTGGCCAATCAGCAGCCGGAAACGGTAAAGTTGTTTACTGGTCTGTATGCGGCAAAAGGCAATTACCGCTACGCCGACGATAAGTGGACGCTAAAAGAGGTGTTACTGCATATGATCGATACTGAACGTGTGTTTGCTTATCGTGCGATGTGCGTTGCCCGTGACGAGCAACAAAATTTGCCTGGTTTTAGCGAAAACGATTACACTGCTAACGGTAATGCAGATGCCAGAGAGATGACAGATCTGTTGGAAGAATACAAGGCCGTGCGTGCAGCCAGCGTGTGGTTGCTACGCTCATTAACCACAGAGCAGGCCGATCGTATTGGTTCAGCCAATGGCAGGCCAGTATCGGTTAGGGCGCTGGCTTACATGATGCTTGGTCATGAGTTACACCACGCACATATATTAAAAGAGCGATACGCCTAG
- a CDS encoding DUF1731 domain-containing protein, with the protein MPARLLGTGYRFKYPQLKEAVDQCMGKI; encoded by the coding sequence GTGCCGGCGCGATTACTGGGGACCGGTTACCGGTTCAAATATCCGCAGCTGAAAGAGGCGGTGGATCAATGTATGGGGAAAATCTAA
- a CDS encoding pseudouridine synthase gives MLDILYQDDHLVAINKPHGLLVHRSPIAADASEFALQLLRDQLGHWVSPVHRLDRKTGGVLLFAINKEAEVAMQKQFMNGEIEKRYLAIVRGHTPDAGEIDYPLRRDDGVVQDAFTAYTTLRRAELPIPLGKHETSRYSLVEARPTTGRMHQLRKHFAHINHPIIGDRPHGCNKQNRMFKERWQMDTMLLHASFLRFKHPVSGEDVLIEAPLREEFLGVMKLMGWD, from the coding sequence ATGCTGGATATCTTATACCAGGACGATCATCTCGTCGCTATTAACAAACCGCACGGACTGCTGGTGCACCGCTCTCCCATTGCTGCCGATGCCAGCGAGTTTGCCCTGCAACTATTGCGCGATCAGCTGGGGCATTGGGTATCGCCCGTGCACCGACTGGACCGGAAAACTGGCGGCGTGTTGCTTTTTGCCATCAACAAAGAGGCCGAAGTTGCTATGCAAAAGCAGTTTATGAACGGCGAGATAGAAAAACGCTACCTGGCCATTGTACGCGGCCATACCCCTGATGCCGGCGAGATTGACTACCCCCTGCGCCGCGACGACGGCGTGGTGCAAGACGCTTTTACTGCTTACACCACCTTGCGCCGGGCAGAGCTGCCCATACCACTGGGCAAACACGAAACATCCCGATACTCGCTGGTAGAAGCACGGCCAACCACCGGCCGCATGCATCAACTGCGCAAACACTTTGCCCACATCAATCATCCTATAATTGGCGACCGCCCTCATGGCTGCAACAAACAGAACCGCATGTTTAAAGAGCGCTGGCAAATGGATACCATGCTGCTGCACGCTTCCTTCTTGCGGTTTAAACACCCGGTTAGCGGCGAGGACGTTTTAATTGAAGCACCTCTACGCGAGGAGTTTTTGGGCGTGATGAAGCTGATGGGATGGGACTGA